The proteins below come from a single uncultured Carboxylicivirga sp. genomic window:
- a CDS encoding DUF3078 domain-containing protein → MQIKSLETKRLSIFIIVLFVNLITIFQEADAQVVQGPVFDQLLLASGVNAKDSLYWSESYIAKYIRRQIYEGDMIGKYAYNDVQKSDYMPQTFSLKYKNTTYPKITYNPNEFYSNYLNQYNRYIGIKKEEATYKKTIQYTTRPINKVIQQAAISHPMYVQYLWNEIPDVSDVGKRKLSRRAVEKAITTLLKDTFNTKPSLEQIVIAKSPWEFGGKENIQLSQGYLNNWTKGGESNIALSSDLRMNANFTKGKHSWENYIVHKVGIMSSESESGRVNDDLIEINTKYGLQSSKKWYYSFLYNFKSQFFYGYENSDKEHIKPISGFFAPAYMSFAIGMDYKPSNKFTLLLSPLTSRLTVVSDTVKFDQTRYGIDEDKKANILNGLSIVNSFNYQLTKEINLTSKVDIFYEYLNAKGENQKQIDWELIVDMKINQFLTTRLLGNLRYFTTESDQVQIRENFNIAFQYHF, encoded by the coding sequence GTGCAAATAAAAAGTTTAGAGACAAAACGTCTGTCTATCTTTATTATAGTGCTTTTCGTAAATCTTATTACTATTTTTCAAGAAGCGGATGCTCAGGTAGTACAAGGACCTGTATTTGACCAGTTATTATTGGCAAGTGGAGTAAATGCTAAAGATTCTCTTTATTGGTCAGAAAGTTATATTGCTAAATATATTCGAAGACAAATTTATGAAGGCGATATGATTGGCAAATATGCATATAATGATGTACAAAAATCAGATTATATGCCACAAACTTTTTCTCTAAAATATAAGAATACTACTTATCCGAAAATCACATACAACCCAAATGAATTTTATTCAAACTATTTAAATCAATACAATAGATATATTGGTATTAAAAAAGAAGAGGCTACATACAAGAAAACAATTCAATATACTACAAGACCTATTAATAAGGTGATTCAGCAAGCAGCGATAAGTCACCCTATGTATGTACAATATTTGTGGAATGAAATTCCGGATGTTTCTGATGTTGGGAAACGAAAGCTTAGCCGAAGGGCTGTTGAAAAAGCAATAACAACATTGCTAAAAGATACATTTAATACCAAGCCAAGCCTGGAGCAGATTGTTATTGCTAAAAGTCCATGGGAATTTGGAGGTAAGGAGAATATTCAACTTTCACAAGGTTATTTAAATAATTGGACTAAAGGGGGAGAGAGTAATATAGCACTGAGTAGTGACTTGCGTATGAATGCAAATTTTACAAAGGGTAAGCACAGTTGGGAGAACTATATTGTTCATAAAGTGGGTATTATGTCTTCCGAATCAGAATCAGGCAGAGTAAATGACGATTTAATAGAGATAAATACAAAGTACGGTTTACAATCATCAAAAAAATGGTATTATAGTTTCTTGTATAATTTTAAGTCACAGTTTTTTTATGGCTATGAAAATTCAGATAAAGAACATATTAAACCAATTTCAGGATTTTTTGCTCCTGCTTACATGTCGTTTGCTATTGGTATGGATTATAAACCAAGTAATAAATTTACCTTACTATTATCGCCTTTAACATCGAGGTTGACAGTTGTGTCGGATACTGTGAAGTTTGATCAGACACGATATGGTATAGATGAAGATAAGAAAGCGAATATTTTAAATGGTTTATCAATCGTAAATAGTTTTAATTATCAGTTAACAAAAGAGATTAATTTAACTTCGAAAGTTGACATTTTCTATGAGTATCTAAATGCTAAAGGTGAGAATCAAAAGCAAATTGATTGGGAATTGATAGTTGATATGAAAATAAATCAGTTCTTAACCACAAGGTTGTTAGGAAATTTAAGGTACTTTACAACAGAATCTGATCAAGTTCAAATACGCGAAAATTTTAATATAGCATTTCAATACCACTTTTAA
- a CDS encoding MFS transporter: MKESNLGYSKDLQFYKFCAYGFFKNLRFFDPFLLLFFIEKGITYTQVGILYGIREISINILEVPSGMIADIVGRKRAMIFAFLSYIISFLMFYILDGFVGFAIAFFFYGIGDAFRSGTHKSMILAYLKRKGWENHQTAYYGQTRSWSQRGAALASLVSAVMVFYIGSYKYVFLVSIVPYVIDLVLMMSYPSFLNGDQELDKTNVWELFKNHFLSTKEAFSGWRPFRIITITSSYTGYYKAIKDYIQPILVTLTIGLPFLTDVPDKKKAALFVGIFYTILYLINAFFSRNAYKVERWFKGALAGLLTIQLSGWVCGAIAGVMYVQNLELLAIVFFSIILITQNVRRPIAVKYISNNFNGKIMSTVLSAESQSETIFTSVFAVVLGVLVDNFGFGYGLLVVSVVLILFNVIILVIRKRH; the protein is encoded by the coding sequence ATGAAAGAAAGTAATTTAGGATACTCCAAAGATCTTCAATTTTATAAGTTTTGTGCATACGGCTTTTTCAAGAATCTACGCTTCTTCGATCCATTTTTATTATTGTTTTTTATCGAGAAAGGAATTACTTATACTCAAGTAGGTATTTTATATGGAATTCGTGAGATTAGCATAAACATATTAGAGGTTCCTTCGGGAATGATTGCAGATATTGTTGGCCGAAAAAGGGCTATGATATTTGCTTTTCTGTCATATATCATCAGCTTTCTCATGTTTTATATTTTGGACGGATTTGTAGGTTTTGCAATCGCTTTTTTCTTTTATGGTATTGGAGATGCTTTTCGATCAGGAACACATAAATCAATGATTTTAGCTTATCTGAAGAGGAAGGGATGGGAAAATCATCAAACCGCTTATTATGGACAAACCCGATCATGGTCGCAAAGAGGCGCTGCTCTTGCTTCACTAGTAAGCGCTGTTATGGTTTTTTATATAGGTTCTTATAAGTATGTATTCTTAGTTTCTATTGTTCCTTATGTAATTGATTTAGTGTTAATGATGTCTTATCCTTCTTTCCTGAATGGCGATCAAGAATTGGATAAAACAAATGTTTGGGAGTTGTTTAAAAATCATTTTTTATCAACGAAAGAAGCCTTTTCGGGTTGGAGGCCCTTTCGAATTATAACAATTACCAGTAGTTATACCGGATATTATAAAGCGATAAAAGATTATATACAGCCTATATTGGTGACGCTTACTATTGGTTTGCCATTTTTAACTGATGTTCCTGATAAAAAGAAAGCAGCTTTATTTGTGGGAATATTTTATACAATTCTGTATTTGATAAATGCATTCTTTAGTAGGAATGCATATAAGGTTGAACGATGGTTTAAAGGGGCTTTAGCCGGATTATTAACAATTCAACTTTCGGGATGGGTTTGTGGTGCCATTGCAGGAGTTATGTATGTGCAGAATTTAGAATTGCTTGCAATTGTTTTCTTTTCCATTATTTTAATTACCCAAAATGTAAGAAGACCCATTGCTGTAAAATACATCAGCAATAATTTTAATGGTAAAATAATGTCAACTGTTTTGTCAGCTGAATCGCAAAGCGAAACCATATTTACCTCTGTTTTTGCTGTGGTGTTGGGTGTATTGGTTGATAATTTCGGATTTGGTTACGGGTTATTAGTTGTTTCTGTTGTGCTGATACTGTTTAATGTTATCATACTAGTTATCAGAAAGAGGCATTGA
- a CDS encoding tryptophanase produces MELPFSESYKIKMIEPIRKSSREERERWIKEAKYNLFNLRSDQVFIDLLTDSGTGAMSDRQWAAMMLGDESYAGASSYYNLKNAIKNILGFEYFLPTHQGRAAENVLFSALVKEGDVVPGNSHFDTTKGHIEFRKAKAIDCTINEAFDTTLQHPFKGNIDLNKLEHVLVTHPKDKIPMIIVTVTCNTSGGQPVSMQNLREVYTLAKKYGIRVIFDSARFAENAYFIKVREEGYSDKSIKEIVTEMYSYADGMTMSSKKDAIVNMGGFIALKEEELFKKASQFNIIFEGFITYGGMSGRDMNALAQGLDEGTEFEYLQTRIKQVEYLGNRLIEFGITIQQPIGGHAIFIDAKKFLPQIPQEEYVAQTLAIELYKEAGIRGVEIGTLLADRDPETRENRYPALEMVRLAIPRRTYTNNHMDVIAVALKNVFDRRNEIKQGYRIISEAPIMRHFTVELAPAVKESAQF; encoded by the coding sequence ATGGAATTACCATTTTCTGAATCATATAAGATAAAAATGATTGAGCCTATCCGAAAAAGCTCAAGAGAAGAACGAGAACGCTGGATTAAAGAAGCTAAATACAATTTATTTAATTTACGGAGCGATCAGGTGTTTATTGATTTACTAACCGACAGTGGTACAGGTGCAATGAGTGACCGTCAATGGGCAGCAATGATGCTAGGAGACGAAAGTTATGCCGGTGCATCATCATACTACAACCTAAAAAATGCCATAAAAAACATTTTAGGCTTCGAGTACTTTTTGCCAACTCACCAAGGTCGGGCAGCAGAAAACGTACTATTTTCGGCTTTAGTAAAAGAAGGTGATGTTGTACCCGGAAACTCGCATTTCGATACAACAAAAGGCCACATAGAGTTTAGAAAGGCAAAAGCAATTGATTGTACCATTAATGAAGCTTTTGACACTACTTTACAACACCCATTTAAAGGTAATATCGACCTTAATAAGCTGGAACATGTATTAGTTACCCACCCCAAAGATAAAATACCAATGATTATTGTAACGGTAACGTGCAATACCTCGGGAGGTCAGCCTGTGTCGATGCAAAACCTTCGTGAAGTATATACTCTGGCAAAAAAATATGGTATCAGGGTTATTTTTGATTCTGCTCGTTTTGCCGAAAATGCATACTTTATAAAAGTTCGTGAAGAAGGATATTCAGATAAAAGCATCAAAGAGATTGTAACAGAAATGTACAGTTATGCTGATGGCATGACGATGAGTAGTAAAAAAGATGCCATTGTAAACATGGGCGGTTTTATCGCTCTTAAAGAAGAAGAATTATTTAAAAAAGCCAGCCAATTCAATATCATTTTCGAAGGATTTATAACCTATGGAGGTATGTCGGGTCGCGATATGAATGCCTTGGCACAAGGACTAGACGAAGGTACGGAATTCGAATATCTACAAACGCGCATCAAACAAGTGGAATATCTTGGCAATCGTTTAATAGAATTTGGCATAACTATACAACAACCAATTGGAGGGCATGCTATTTTTATTGATGCGAAAAAGTTTCTACCCCAAATACCTCAGGAAGAATATGTAGCACAAACACTGGCTATTGAACTTTACAAAGAAGCGGGTATCAGAGGTGTAGAAATCGGAACACTACTTGCCGACAGAGACCCGGAAACAAGAGAAAATCGCTATCCGGCACTTGAAATGGTTCGCCTGGCCATTCCACGTCGAACCTACACAAATAATCATATGGATGTTATTGCTGTAGCCCTTAAAAATGTATTTGATCGCCGAAACGAAATCAAACAAGGTTATCGAATTATTTCAGAAGCCCCGATAATGAGGCACTTTACCGTAGAGCTTGCTCCTGCAGTGAAAGAAAGTGCCCAGTTTTAA